Proteins encoded within one genomic window of Vicinamibacterales bacterium:
- the arfB gene encoding alternative ribosome rescue aminoacyl-tRNA hydrolase ArfB: MPLVVTPDILIPEDALEERFVRASGPGGQNVNKVATAVQLRFDPSRSGLSGEVRDRLRTLSGSRVTDAGIIVIDAREHRTQSQNRDEARARLVDLIRRALVRPKRRRKTKPSRAAKQRRVDVKKRRGDAKRTRGRFRDED; the protein is encoded by the coding sequence ATGCCGCTGGTGGTGACGCCCGACATCCTGATCCCTGAAGACGCGCTCGAGGAGCGGTTCGTCCGCGCGTCGGGCCCGGGCGGCCAGAACGTCAACAAGGTTGCGACGGCGGTCCAGCTCCGCTTCGATCCGTCGCGATCGGGACTGAGCGGCGAGGTTCGCGATCGTCTGCGGACCCTGTCCGGCTCTCGCGTGACCGACGCGGGCATCATCGTGATCGATGCCCGCGAGCACCGGACCCAGTCCCAGAACCGCGACGAGGCGCGTGCACGGCTGGTCGACCTGATTCGCCGCGCCCTGGTTCGGCCGAAGCGGCGTCGCAAGACGAAGCCGTCGCGCGCGGCGAAGCAGCGGCGCGTCGACGTCAAGAAACGCCGTGGGGACGCCAAACGCACGCGCGGACGCTTCCGCGACGAGGACTAG
- the argG gene encoding argininosuccinate synthase, protein MSTILQRLPAGQKVGIAFSGGLDTSAALHWMRSKGAIPYAYTANLGQPDEPDYDEIPRKALLYGAEAARLVDCRPQLVAEGIAALQCGAFHISTAGVPYFNTTPIGRAVTGTMLVAAMKADEVNIWGDGSTFKGNDIERFYRYGLLANPSLKIYKPWLDQQFIDELGGRAEMSAYMSAHGFAYKMSAEKAYSTDSNMLGATHEAKDLERLDTGITIVQPIMGVAAWRDDVAVKREEVSIRFEEGQPVALNGITFKDQVQMLLEANRIGGRHGLGMSDQIENRIIEAKSRGIYEAPGLALLFIAYERLITGIHNEDTIEQYRDNGRRLGRLLYQGRWFDPQAMMLRETAQRWVARAVTGEVAIELRRGNDYSILNTVSPSLTYKPERLTMEKGESTFTPQDRIGQLTMRNLDITDTRDKLITYAKVGLLAPFGPTALPAPSGADGSHSGEPGDDR, encoded by the coding sequence GTGAGCACCATTCTCCAGCGTCTTCCCGCCGGCCAGAAGGTCGGCATCGCATTTTCCGGCGGCCTCGACACGAGTGCAGCGCTGCACTGGATGCGCAGCAAGGGAGCGATCCCCTACGCGTATACGGCGAATCTCGGCCAGCCCGACGAGCCGGATTACGACGAGATCCCGCGCAAGGCGCTCCTCTATGGCGCTGAAGCGGCGCGGCTCGTCGACTGCCGTCCGCAGCTCGTCGCCGAGGGCATCGCCGCGCTGCAGTGCGGCGCGTTCCACATCTCCACCGCCGGCGTCCCGTACTTCAACACCACGCCGATCGGCCGCGCCGTCACCGGGACGATGCTGGTCGCCGCGATGAAGGCCGACGAGGTCAACATCTGGGGCGACGGCAGCACCTTCAAGGGAAACGACATCGAACGCTTCTACCGTTACGGGCTGCTGGCCAATCCATCGCTGAAGATCTACAAGCCGTGGCTCGACCAGCAGTTCATCGACGAGCTCGGCGGACGGGCTGAAATGTCGGCCTACATGTCGGCGCACGGGTTCGCCTACAAGATGTCGGCCGAGAAAGCCTATTCCACCGATTCGAACATGCTCGGCGCGACGCACGAGGCCAAGGATCTCGAGCGGCTCGACACCGGCATCACGATCGTCCAGCCGATCATGGGCGTTGCCGCCTGGCGCGACGACGTCGCCGTCAAGCGCGAGGAGGTCAGCATCCGCTTCGAGGAAGGGCAGCCGGTCGCCTTGAACGGCATCACCTTCAAGGACCAGGTGCAGATGCTCCTCGAGGCGAACCGCATCGGCGGCCGTCACGGCCTCGGCATGAGCGACCAGATCGAGAACCGGATCATCGAGGCGAAGAGCCGCGGCATCTACGAGGCGCCCGGTCTCGCCCTCCTGTTCATCGCCTACGAGCGCCTGATCACCGGCATCCACAACGAAGACACGATCGAGCAGTATCGCGACAACGGACGCCGTCTCGGCCGGCTGCTCTACCAGGGGCGCTGGTTCGATCCGCAAGCCATGATGCTGCGCGAAACCGCGCAGCGCTGGGTGGCCCGCGCGGTCACCGGCGAGGTCGCGATCGAGCTGCGCCGCGGCAACGATTACTCCATCCTGAACACGGTGTCGCCGAGCCTCACCTACAAGCCGGAGCGGCTGACGATGGAGAAGGGCGAATCGACGTTCACACCACAGGATCGCATCGGCCAGTTGACGATGCGCAATCTCGACATCACCGATACCCGCGACAAGCTCATCACCTACGCCAAGGTCGGCCTGCTGGCGCCGTTCGGCCCGACGGCGCTGCCGGCGCCGAGCGGCGCCGACGGGTCCCATTCCGGCGAGCCCGGAGATGACCGGTAG
- a CDS encoding aldehyde dehydrogenase family protein, whose translation MGTSAASRLGDFGILLHGTRVETGSTFDVRSPYDGSLVATVHSAGAAEIERAIAAAARSFETTRRLPSWKRAAVLERIAAAVAQRRDEFAETIALEAGKPIALARVEVDRAAFVLRVGAEEARRITGEILPLDWLPGTEGREALVRRVPLGPIVGITPFNFPVNLVAHKVAPALAAGNPLILRPGPRTPVSALLLGRLILDAGWPPDALAVFPCSNDDTLHLVEDDRIKLLTFTGSAPVGWMLKSRAGRKRVTLELGGNAAVIVHADADAGHAAERVASGGFAYAGQSCISAQRIYVHAAIYDAFSAAIVARARALKIGDPLDESTDVGPVIDAAAADRIGEWIDEARAAGAVVLTGGVRHGSVWEPTVIEGAPATARVNCRELFGPVVSLTRYDEIGQAIAAANDSEFGLQAGIFSHDQRVIDAAIDGIDAGGIIVNDSSAFRVDHMPYGGVKQSGLGREGVRYAIEEMTESKLVAYTRRR comes from the coding sequence ATGGGAACCAGCGCGGCGAGCCGGCTCGGAGACTTCGGAATTCTGCTGCACGGCACCCGGGTCGAGACGGGCTCGACGTTCGACGTGCGGTCGCCGTACGACGGATCGCTGGTGGCGACGGTCCACAGCGCCGGCGCCGCCGAAATCGAGCGGGCGATCGCCGCCGCGGCCCGATCGTTCGAGACGACCAGACGGCTGCCCTCGTGGAAGCGCGCGGCGGTGCTCGAGCGGATTGCGGCGGCGGTGGCGCAGCGCCGCGACGAGTTCGCAGAGACGATCGCGCTCGAAGCCGGCAAACCGATCGCCCTCGCACGCGTCGAGGTCGACCGCGCCGCGTTCGTGCTGCGCGTCGGCGCCGAGGAGGCCAGGCGCATCACCGGCGAAATCCTGCCGCTCGACTGGCTGCCCGGCACCGAGGGGCGTGAGGCGCTGGTCCGGCGGGTGCCGCTCGGACCGATCGTCGGGATCACGCCGTTCAATTTTCCGGTGAACCTGGTCGCGCACAAGGTGGCGCCGGCGCTCGCCGCGGGCAACCCGCTGATCCTGCGGCCCGGTCCGCGGACGCCGGTCTCGGCGCTGCTGCTCGGGCGCCTCATCCTCGACGCGGGCTGGCCGCCCGACGCGCTCGCCGTCTTCCCCTGCAGCAACGACGACACGCTGCACCTCGTCGAAGACGATCGGATCAAGCTGCTCACCTTCACCGGAAGCGCGCCGGTCGGCTGGATGCTGAAGTCGCGCGCCGGCCGCAAACGCGTCACGCTGGAACTGGGCGGCAACGCCGCGGTGATCGTGCACGCCGACGCCGACGCCGGCCACGCCGCCGAACGTGTCGCATCGGGCGGCTTCGCCTACGCCGGGCAGTCGTGCATCTCGGCGCAGCGCATCTATGTGCACGCGGCGATCTACGACGCGTTCAGCGCGGCGATCGTCGCCCGCGCGCGCGCCCTGAAGATTGGGGATCCGCTCGACGAGTCGACCGATGTCGGGCCGGTCATCGACGCGGCCGCCGCGGACCGAATCGGCGAATGGATCGACGAGGCGCGTGCTGCCGGCGCGGTGGTGCTGACCGGCGGCGTCCGGCACGGGTCGGTCTGGGAACCGACGGTGATCGAGGGAGCGCCGGCGACCGCCCGAGTGAACTGCCGGGAGCTGTTCGGGCCGGTCGTGTCGCTGACCCGTTACGACGAGATCGGCCAGGCGATCGCGGCGGCCAACGACAGCGAGTTCGGCCTGCAGGCGGGGATCTTCAGCCATGACCAGCGGGTGATCGACGCCGCCATCGACGGCATCGACGCCGGCGGCATCATCGTCAACGACAGCTCGGCGTTCCGCGTCGACCACATGCCGTACGGCGGCGTCAAGCAGTCGGGCCTCGGGCGCGAAGGCGTCCGCTATGCGATCGAAGAGATGACGGAGTCGAAGCTGGTCGCCTACACCCGGCGCCGGTGA
- a CDS encoding plastocyanin/azurin family copper-binding protein, giving the protein MFKAGSVALVLAAVLVAASCGGSSSGASTPTTPTSTGVLAQTTITITISGSNGKTAFSPNPATVDKGQLVVFKNADVVTHHIMLDDGSLQTADIPPGGSSAAVAMGTSGSSTYHCTIHPTMVGGFNGADAEPPPCNQAYC; this is encoded by the coding sequence ATGTTCAAGGCAGGTTCGGTAGCCCTGGTGCTGGCAGCCGTGCTCGTCGCGGCGAGTTGCGGCGGCAGCAGCAGCGGCGCCAGTACGCCTACGACCCCGACGTCCACCGGCGTTCTCGCCCAGACGACGATCACGATTACGATCTCCGGCTCGAACGGCAAGACTGCCTTCAGTCCGAATCCGGCCACCGTCGACAAGGGCCAGCTCGTCGTGTTCAAGAACGCCGATGTCGTCACGCACCACATCATGCTCGACGATGGCTCGCTGCAGACGGCCGACATCCCCCCGGGCGGCTCGAGCGCCGCGGTCGCGATGGGGACGAGCGGTTCGAGCACGTATCACTGCACGATTCACCCCACGATGGTGGGCGGTTTCAACGGCGCGGATGCTGAGCCCCCGCCCTGCAACCAGGCGTATTGCTGA
- a CDS encoding SMP-30/gluconolactonase/LRE family protein, with translation MKRAVLLLLAAGSLVPARAVFTAAPQAGAPSVLAPGATVDKIAGDFIFTEGPASDDRGNLFFVDQDNNRIMEYDTAGKLTTFMQPSGYSNGMTFDEHGQLIACADEKNEMWSIDPATKTVTPLFNTYEGKLLNGPNDVWVNPKTGLIYFTDPYYARKWWNRGPKESPETVYVYSRATKKMTRIIDDMQQPNGIIGTPDGRTLYVSDIRGRKTFVYDIAADGTLANKRPFCDMGSDGMTIDSEGNVYLTSGRAVHVFGKSGTEIESIPVEQAPANVAFAGSDHRTLFITARTGLYAVKTRVTGVGPQ, from the coding sequence ATGAAACGCGCCGTTCTCCTCCTGCTCGCCGCCGGTTCCCTTGTTCCCGCCCGGGCCGTGTTCACCGCCGCGCCACAGGCAGGCGCCCCGAGCGTGCTCGCGCCAGGCGCGACCGTCGACAAGATCGCCGGCGACTTCATCTTCACCGAAGGTCCGGCGTCGGACGATCGGGGCAATCTGTTTTTCGTCGATCAGGACAACAACCGGATCATGGAGTACGACACGGCCGGCAAGCTGACCACCTTCATGCAGCCCAGCGGCTACAGCAACGGCATGACGTTCGACGAGCACGGCCAGCTGATCGCCTGCGCCGACGAGAAGAACGAGATGTGGTCGATCGATCCGGCGACGAAGACGGTGACGCCGCTGTTCAACACCTACGAAGGCAAGCTGCTCAACGGACCCAACGACGTCTGGGTCAATCCGAAGACCGGCCTGATCTATTTCACCGATCCGTACTACGCCCGCAAGTGGTGGAACCGCGGACCGAAAGAGAGTCCGGAAACCGTCTACGTCTATTCGCGGGCGACCAAGAAAATGACGCGCATCATCGACGACATGCAGCAGCCCAACGGCATCATCGGCACGCCGGACGGCCGCACGCTCTACGTGTCGGACATCCGCGGCCGCAAGACGTTCGTCTACGACATCGCCGCCGACGGCACCCTGGCCAACAAGCGGCCGTTCTGCGACATGGGATCCGACGGCATGACGATCGATTCCGAGGGGAACGTCTACCTGACGTCAGGCCGGGCGGTCCACGTCTTCGGCAAGAGCGGCACGGAGATCGAGAGCATCCCAGTGGAGCAGGCGCCGGCCAACGTCGCCTTCGCCGGCAGCGATCACCGGACGCTCTTCATCACGGCGCGGACCGGGCTCTACGCCGTGAAGACGCGCGTCACGGGCGTCGGACCGCAGTAG
- a CDS encoding trypsin-like serine protease, with the protein MTGRLPAVAIVVALAIGACGGSSGGGSSTATSPSPAPALPVSSACAAVAQSSASAGTAIVNGADCSTDGSAVVLLNLKDSSGQQLGACSGTIISARAVLTAAHCLQPPAASVLIYLGSGPQLASSSFAPHPSWRDANTSQFDVGVVQFASDIGRAPKPLLLSRDARVGETAVIAGWGKSSATGETATLRAGVAVITAVSPLTLQTTSTTTASAVCQGDSGGPILVQEAGAWAIAGVISANSTLACSFGDNIYAAVRAAENQSFILGLVPAASRQ; encoded by the coding sequence ATGACCGGTAGACTCCCGGCAGTCGCGATCGTGGTCGCGCTGGCCATCGGCGCGTGCGGCGGCAGCAGCGGCGGCGGATCGTCGACCGCCACGTCCCCCTCGCCCGCACCGGCACTCCCCGTCAGTAGCGCCTGCGCCGCGGTCGCGCAGTCTTCGGCATCCGCCGGCACGGCGATCGTCAACGGCGCCGACTGCTCGACCGACGGTTCCGCCGTCGTGCTGCTGAACCTGAAGGACAGCAGCGGCCAGCAGCTGGGCGCCTGCAGCGGAACGATCATCTCGGCCCGTGCCGTCCTCACCGCGGCCCACTGCCTGCAGCCGCCCGCGGCGTCGGTGCTGATCTATCTGGGCAGCGGCCCGCAACTCGCCTCGAGTTCGTTCGCGCCGCACCCATCGTGGCGCGATGCGAATACGTCGCAGTTCGACGTCGGCGTCGTCCAATTCGCGTCCGACATCGGCCGCGCGCCCAAGCCGCTGCTCCTGAGCCGCGACGCGCGCGTCGGCGAGACCGCCGTGATCGCCGGCTGGGGCAAGAGCTCGGCGACCGGGGAAACCGCGACCCTGCGGGCCGGCGTGGCCGTCATCACCGCGGTGTCGCCCCTCACGCTGCAGACCACCTCCACGACCACGGCGAGTGCGGTGTGCCAGGGTGATTCCGGGGGGCCGATCCTCGTCCAGGAGGCGGGCGCGTGGGCCATCGCGGGCGTCATCTCCGCCAACTCCACCCTGGCGTGTTCGTTCGGCGACAACATCTACGCCGCCGTGCGCGCCGCCGAGAATCAATCGTTCATCCTCGGTCTCGTGCCGGCCGCCAGCCGCCAATAG
- a CDS encoding class I SAM-dependent methyltransferase — MTNPVPSNDLRARLGDIDIYLFDQLLRGRFDGRRRILDAGCGAGRNLPYFLAHGYEVFAIDEDPAAVAATKKLAARLAPTLPHDNLRQGALHVLPWPDGRMDAVICSAVLHFARDRVHFDRMLDEMWRVLARGGLFFARLASSIGIEHVLPETAGRVRLPDGSDRFVVDERLLLDAGYELGGTLLDPIKTTNVQNQRAMTTWVLQK; from the coding sequence ATGACGAACCCGGTACCTTCGAATGACCTGCGCGCGCGGCTTGGCGACATCGACATCTATCTGTTCGACCAGCTTCTGCGCGGCCGGTTCGACGGGCGCCGGCGCATCCTGGACGCCGGCTGCGGCGCGGGCCGTAACCTGCCGTATTTCCTGGCGCATGGCTACGAGGTGTTCGCCATCGATGAGGATCCGGCCGCGGTGGCCGCCACGAAGAAGCTCGCCGCGCGGCTGGCGCCGACGCTGCCGCACGATAACCTCCGCCAGGGCGCGCTGCACGTGCTGCCGTGGCCGGACGGACGCATGGACGCGGTGATCTGCAGCGCCGTTCTGCACTTCGCGCGCGATCGGGTCCATTTCGATCGCATGCTCGACGAGATGTGGCGCGTGCTGGCGCGCGGCGGCCTGTTCTTCGCGCGGCTCGCGTCGAGTATCGGGATCGAGCACGTGCTGCCGGAAACTGCCGGCCGCGTCCGTCTTCCCGACGGCAGTGATCGCTTCGTCGTCGACGAGCGGCTGCTGCTCGACGCCGGCTACGAGCTGGGCGGGACGCTGCTCGATCCGATCAAGACCACCAACGTCCAGAACCAGCGCGCGATGACGACGTGGGTGCTGCAGAAATGA
- a CDS encoding MBL fold metallo-hydrolase, which translates to MRRPSIGILLITGAAALPRADYVRPAPQRIDVATGVHAFVSKPYGDVGLDGNSVAIVGRDAVLVFDTNGTPAAAARVLAEIRKLTPKPIRYVVNSHWHWDHWYGTETYTAAFPGVKVIAHEKTKTLMAGPAIEFNRPGLEQQLPDYVASLEKRAQTDATLAPLAAEDRFFLEQKENARLVLPDTTYTTRLDLDLGGRRVQVLHEDRAITPGDTFLYLPDDRIVVSGDLLVNPITFGLSSYPSGWLKTLERLDALDPVVIVPGHGEPLRDKALLHATIDGLRELLKEGRDAQARGLDPDQAKEEIFPRLHDRMVAITKDDPKLNEQFKVYFVDWTLHRVYDELRGPLTDAIAAIPPK; encoded by the coding sequence ATGCGACGGCCATCGATCGGGATCCTGCTCATCACCGGCGCGGCGGCGCTGCCGCGCGCCGACTATGTCCGCCCGGCGCCGCAGCGCATCGACGTCGCGACGGGTGTCCATGCGTTCGTGTCGAAGCCGTACGGTGACGTCGGCCTCGACGGCAACTCGGTCGCGATCGTCGGCCGCGACGCCGTGCTCGTGTTCGACACCAACGGCACGCCGGCAGCGGCGGCACGCGTGCTCGCCGAGATCCGGAAGCTCACGCCGAAGCCGATCCGCTACGTCGTCAACTCGCACTGGCACTGGGACCATTGGTACGGCACCGAGACCTACACGGCCGCGTTTCCGGGCGTGAAAGTGATCGCGCACGAGAAGACCAAGACCCTGATGGCAGGGCCGGCGATCGAATTCAACCGCCCCGGACTCGAACAGCAGTTGCCCGACTACGTCGCCTCGCTCGAGAAGCGCGCGCAGACGGATGCGACGCTGGCGCCGCTCGCCGCGGAAGACCGCTTCTTCCTCGAGCAGAAGGAGAACGCACGTCTCGTCCTGCCCGACACGACCTATACGACGCGGCTGGACCTCGATCTCGGCGGCCGCCGCGTCCAGGTCCTGCACGAGGATCGCGCGATCACTCCCGGCGACACCTTCCTGTACCTGCCCGACGACCGGATCGTCGTCAGCGGCGATCTGCTGGTCAATCCGATCACCTTCGGCCTGAGCTCGTATCCATCCGGCTGGCTGAAGACGCTGGAGCGGCTCGACGCGCTCGACCCCGTGGTCATCGTCCCCGGCCACGGCGAGCCGCTGCGCGACAAGGCACTCTTGCACGCGACCATCGACGGGTTGCGCGAGCTGCTGAAGGAGGGCCGGGACGCGCAGGCACGCGGCCTCGACCCCGATCAGGCAAAGGAGGAGATCTTCCCCCGCCTGCACGATCGTATGGTTGCGATCACCAAAGACGATCCGAAGCTGAACGAACAGTTCAAGGTGTACTTCGTCGACTGGACGCTGCACCGCGTCTACGACGAGCTGCGCGGGCCGCTGACCGACGCAATCGCGGCGATTCCGCCGAAGTAG
- a CDS encoding zinc-dependent alcohol dehydrogenase, protein MRANCWMGTKRVEVRRVPDPVILNPHDAIIRVTSTAICGSDVHLYDGFIPTMHKGDVLGHEFMGVVVEVGKGVKHLRRGDRVVVPFPIACGRCNMCQAQLFSLCENSNPNAWEAEQLWGYSPCGIFGYSHMLGGYPGGQAEYVRVPFADVGPLKVPGELSDDQALFLSDIFPTGYMAAEQSNIKPGSVVAVWGCGPVGQFAIASAYLLGAERVIAIDRFESRMRIARDRAGAETINYENTDVYEAIREMTGGRGADACIDAVGMEAHAANSWHLYDKAKTMLMMETERGAAVRQAIMCCRNGGTVSIAGVYGGFMDKFPIGAIVNRSLTIKSGQTHVHRYLRPLLQRIVAGEIDPSFVITHRLPLDQAPFAYDIFTNKQDDCLKVVLKAA, encoded by the coding sequence ATGAGGGCCAACTGCTGGATGGGCACGAAGCGAGTCGAGGTCCGACGGGTGCCCGACCCCGTGATCCTCAACCCCCACGACGCGATCATCCGGGTCACGAGCACCGCCATCTGCGGATCCGATGTGCATCTCTACGACGGATTCATCCCGACCATGCACAAGGGGGACGTCCTCGGCCACGAGTTCATGGGCGTGGTCGTGGAAGTCGGCAAGGGGGTGAAGCACCTTCGCCGCGGCGATCGCGTGGTCGTGCCGTTTCCGATTGCCTGCGGCCGGTGCAACATGTGCCAGGCGCAGCTGTTCTCGCTCTGCGAGAACTCGAATCCCAACGCGTGGGAGGCCGAGCAGCTGTGGGGCTATTCTCCCTGCGGCATTTTCGGCTACTCGCACATGCTCGGCGGCTATCCGGGCGGCCAGGCGGAATACGTGCGGGTGCCGTTTGCGGATGTCGGTCCCTTGAAGGTGCCTGGCGAACTCTCCGACGATCAGGCGCTGTTCCTGTCCGACATCTTTCCGACCGGCTACATGGCGGCGGAGCAATCGAACATCAAGCCAGGGAGCGTGGTTGCGGTGTGGGGCTGCGGACCGGTCGGGCAGTTCGCCATCGCCAGCGCCTACCTGCTCGGGGCGGAGCGGGTCATCGCCATCGATCGCTTCGAGTCCCGCATGCGCATCGCCCGCGACCGCGCCGGCGCGGAGACCATCAACTACGAGAACACCGACGTCTACGAAGCGATTCGGGAGATGACCGGTGGCCGCGGCGCCGACGCGTGCATCGATGCGGTCGGCATGGAAGCGCACGCGGCCAATTCCTGGCACCTCTACGACAAGGCGAAGACGATGCTGATGATGGAGACCGAGCGGGGCGCGGCCGTGCGCCAGGCCATCATGTGCTGCCGCAACGGCGGCACCGTGTCGATCGCCGGCGTCTACGGCGGGTTCATGGACAAGTTCCCGATCGGCGCGATCGTCAACCGCTCGCTCACCATCAAGAGCGGCCAGACGCACGTGCATCGCTATCTGCGCCCGCTGCTGCAGCGGATTGTCGCCGGCGAGATCGATCCGAGTTTCGTCATCACGCACCGGCTCCCGCTCGACCAGGCGCCGTTCGCCTACGACATCTTCACCAACAAGCAGGACGACTGCCTGAAGGTGGTGCTGAAAGCGGCGTAA
- a CDS encoding alpha/beta fold hydrolase, producing MPLLVTLLLALVTNLDAQAPAALSDADYTAHAAAVLASIASKNYAGVEAQFDDRMKAALPPGRFGAGWDSLLMQAGALKQCGSHVRVRAIDDKHMVIQTCEFEKAKLDFQIAFDPANRISGLAFRPAAAAAAPYSPPPYATPSSYGSSDVTVGSGEWALPGTLTLPNGAGPFPGIVLVHGSGANDRDETVGANRPFADLAAGLASRGIAVLRYDKRTRVYGPKMAALKSWTVKEEVVDDALAAAAVLRATPRVDPARVYVLGHSLGGMLIPRIASADPKLAGLIVMAGAARPLENALVEQTKYLAEADGTVTPDEQKQIDATSMVADRIRALTPADAAAGQYVLNAPASYWVDLKGFDAPTAAKTLGQPFLVLQGERDYQVTMNDFARWKAALAGRSNVVFHSYPALNHLFLPGTGKSLPAEYEQPSHVDQAVVDDIAAWIKR from the coding sequence ATGCCGCTGCTCGTCACGCTTCTGCTGGCGTTGGTCACAAACCTCGACGCCCAGGCGCCGGCGGCGCTGTCCGACGCCGACTACACGGCGCACGCGGCGGCGGTGCTCGCCTCGATCGCCTCGAAGAACTACGCCGGCGTCGAAGCGCAGTTCGACGACCGGATGAAGGCCGCGCTGCCGCCGGGACGCTTCGGCGCCGGCTGGGATTCCCTGCTCATGCAGGCAGGCGCGCTCAAGCAGTGCGGCAGTCACGTGCGGGTGCGCGCGATCGACGACAAGCACATGGTCATCCAGACCTGCGAGTTCGAGAAAGCCAAGCTCGATTTCCAGATCGCCTTCGATCCCGCCAATCGGATTTCGGGCCTGGCGTTCCGTCCGGCGGCCGCCGCGGCCGCCCCCTATTCGCCGCCGCCGTACGCGACGCCATCGTCGTACGGGTCGAGCGACGTTACGGTCGGGTCCGGCGAATGGGCGCTGCCAGGGACGCTGACGCTGCCCAACGGGGCAGGGCCGTTTCCCGGCATCGTGCTGGTGCACGGATCGGGGGCGAACGATCGTGATGAAACGGTCGGGGCGAACCGGCCGTTTGCCGATCTGGCCGCCGGCCTCGCCTCACGCGGCATCGCCGTGCTGCGCTACGACAAACGGACGCGCGTCTACGGCCCGAAGATGGCGGCGCTGAAATCGTGGACGGTCAAGGAGGAGGTCGTCGACGACGCGCTCGCGGCGGCGGCGGTGCTGCGCGCGACCCCCCGCGTCGATCCCGCGCGCGTCTACGTGCTCGGACACAGCCTCGGCGGCATGCTGATCCCGCGCATCGCCTCCGCCGATCCCAAACTGGCCGGCCTCATCGTCATGGCCGGCGCCGCGCGGCCGCTCGAGAACGCCCTCGTCGAGCAGACGAAGTACCTGGCGGAGGCCGACGGCACTGTGACGCCAGACGAACAGAAGCAGATCGACGCCACGTCGATGGTCGCGGACCGGATTCGCGCGCTGACCCCGGCGGATGCCGCGGCCGGCCAGTACGTGTTGAACGCGCCGGCGTCGTACTGGGTAGACCTGAAAGGCTTCGACGCGCCCACCGCCGCGAAGACGCTCGGGCAGCCGTTCCTTGTCCTGCAGGGAGAGCGCGACTACCAGGTGACGATGAACGACTTCGCGCGCTGGAAAGCGGCGCTCGCCGGCCGATCGAACGTCGTCTTCCATTCGTATCCGGCGCTGAACCACCTCTTCCTGCCCGGCACCGGCAAGAGCCTGCCGGCCGAGTACGAACAGCCTTCGCACGTCGACCAGGCGGTCGTCGACGACATCGCCGCCTGGATCAAGCGGTAG
- a CDS encoding VWA domain-containing protein yields MSRWTVAALAVITAVGLGAEQRPRLRSSVELTVATATVRDENGKLVTGLPREAFEVSEDGVPVPISQFTNERVPLGLGLLLDISDSMFGRRIKDAEGAVERFLTSLLDPADAFFLMTFNHQPALLFGWQSDATGVHDSLTALRPTGSTAIYDAMVAAMPYLQNRPRERAALVLVTDGADTASDVTLHDLRPALVRSDAFVYAIAIDTPEPQYIAHRVSLETLNEITSQSGGHTELVRATEDLDVATKNIADELNSQYVIGYSSPHPGDGQYHSIRVRATNPAYKVRARTGYVAVRKTLP; encoded by the coding sequence GTGAGTCGGTGGACGGTGGCGGCGCTGGCGGTGATCACGGCGGTGGGCCTTGGCGCGGAACAACGGCCGCGGCTGAGGTCGAGCGTCGAGCTCACCGTGGCGACCGCGACGGTGCGCGACGAGAACGGCAAGCTGGTCACCGGGCTGCCGCGCGAGGCATTCGAGGTCTCCGAGGACGGCGTGCCGGTGCCCATCTCGCAGTTCACCAACGAGCGGGTCCCGCTCGGCCTGGGTCTGCTGCTCGACATCAGCGACAGCATGTTCGGCCGCCGCATCAAGGACGCCGAGGGGGCGGTGGAGCGCTTCCTGACCTCGCTCCTCGATCCGGCCGACGCGTTCTTTCTGATGACGTTCAACCACCAGCCGGCTTTGCTCTTCGGCTGGCAGAGCGACGCGACCGGCGTCCACGATTCGCTGACGGCGCTGCGGCCGACCGGCTCCACCGCGATCTACGACGCGATGGTCGCCGCCATGCCCTACCTCCAGAACCGGCCGCGCGAGCGCGCGGCGCTCGTGCTCGTCACCGACGGCGCCGATACCGCGAGCGACGTCACGCTGCACGACCTGCGGCCGGCGCTGGTCCGCAGCGACGCCTTCGTCTACGCGATCGCCATCGATACGCCGGAGCCGCAGTACATCGCGCACCGGGTCAGCCTGGAGACCCTGAACGAGATCACCAGCCAGAGCGGCGGCCACACCGAGCTCGTCCGCGCGACCGAGGATCTCGACGTGGCGACCAAGAACATCGCCGACGAGCTCAATAGTCAATACGTGATCGGCTATTCCTCGCCGCACCCCGGCGACGGCCAGTACCACAGCATCCGCGTGCGGGCGACGAACCCGGCCTACAAAGTCCGCGCGCGGACGGGATACGTCGCGGTCCGGAAGACGCTGCCGTAG